One segment of Trachemys scripta elegans isolate TJP31775 chromosome 1, CAS_Tse_1.0, whole genome shotgun sequence DNA contains the following:
- the LOC117872587 gene encoding putative olfactory receptor 52P1, which produces MASFNLTPSDPSAFILTGIPGLQAAHIWISIPFSMFYIIILLGNFTVLFVVGKEQSLHKPMYLLLCMLALTDISTSSSVIPNALFIFWFNLKSITVGGCLTQMFFLHAASVMHSAVLVTMAFDRYVAICKPLNYATILTNTRIAKLGLVGLIRAVVFILPMPLLLSRQPLCANRIIPHTYCDHMAVVKMSCGDTTVSRLYGLVIAVVVNGLDLMLIALSYGLIIRAVLRISSKRAHHKALNTCTAHICVILTSYTPSIFSSLTHRFGQGIAPHVHIILANLYFLIPPMLNPIIYGVKTKELRDKVGKYICRK; this is translated from the coding sequence ATGGCATCGTTCAACCTCACCCCTTCTGACCCATCAGCATTCATCCTAACAGGCATCCCTGGCCTGCAAGCTGCTCACAtctggatttccatccctttTTCTATGTTCTACATTATCATCCTTTTGGGAAATTTCACGGTTCTGTTTGTTGTAGGCAAAGAGCAGAGCCTGCACAAGCCGATGtacctgctgctctgcatgctggcacTCACAGACATCAGCACTTCTAGCTCTGTCATACCAAATGCACTGTtcatattttggttcaatttgaaaAGCATTACTGTCGgtggctgcctcacccagatgttcttcCTTCATGCGGCTTCTGTTATGCACTCAGCCGTCCTTGTCACAATGGCCTTTGATCGCTATGTTGCCATATGTAAGCCTCTGAATTATGCCACCATCCTCACCAACACACGAATAGCTAAGCTAGGGCTAGTGGGTTTGATAAGAGCTGTTGTCTTCATTCTGCCCATGCCCCTGCTCCTGAGCAGGCAGCCATTGTGTGCCAACCGCATCATCCCACATACTTACTGCGACCACATGGCTGTGGTGAAGATGTCGTGTGGGGACACCACTGTCAGCAGACTGTATGGCTTGGTGATAGCAGTTGTAGTTAATGGATTAGACCTGATGCTCATTGCCTTGTCATATGGTCTGATCATCAGGGCTGTCCTCAGAATCTCCTCGAAGAGAGCCCACCATAAAGCCCtcaacacctgcacagcccacatctgTGTGATACTGACATCTTATACTCCCTCCATCTTCTCCTCTCTGACACACCGCTTCGGTCAGGGCATTGCTCCACATGTTCACATCATCTTGGCCAACCTCTATTTTCTCATCCCACCCATGCTCAACCCTATCATTTATGgggtcaaaaccaaagagctCCGTGACAAAGTGGGCAAATACATCTGCAGAAAGTGA